A region of Plectropomus leopardus isolate mb chromosome 16, YSFRI_Pleo_2.0, whole genome shotgun sequence DNA encodes the following proteins:
- the LOC121955815 gene encoding solute carrier family 23 member 2-like, giving the protein MASGKQNGLESLEFDIDVNDQQSKEEGKTCGNGCVTEEDKNKPTYSVTDVPPWYLSSFLAIQHYLLACSGLISIPLILSEGLCLQHDSLTQSRLINTIFFASGLITLLQVIFGVRLPILQGGTFSLMTPAMAMLSTPEWKCPAWTQNATLVNTSSPLFREVWQTRMRTLQGSIMVASLLQILVGFSGLIGFLMRFIGPLTIAPTVSLIGLSLYDSAGAKVGSHWGISAMTTVLIILFSQYLRLIPIPVPAYSKAKKLHTSKFYIFQFMPILLGVLISWLVCYLLTIYDVLPSDPAQYGHLARTNVKGDVVNEAPWFTFPYPGQWGMPAVSLAGVFGMMAGIICSMVESVGDYHSCATLSRAPPPPKHAISRGIGVEGLGSLLAGALGTGNGTTSLSQNVAALGITKVSSRVVILLSGAFMILIGMVGKIGAIFTTIPTPVLGGMLLIMFGVITAAGISNLQSTDMNSSRNIFVFGFSMFSALVIPNWIMKNPDFLDTGFKEVDQVLHILLTTHMFVGGFLGFFLDNTIPGSKRERGLSVRDKDHLEDSSCTLGTEEVYDLPFGITSCLSSQSWVPVIGLGSLA; this is encoded by the exons ATGGCTTCGGGAAAGCAAAATGGACTTGAAAGTCTTGAATTTGAT ATTGATGTCAATGATCAACAAAGCAAAGAGGAGGGAAAGACATGTGGGAACGGCTGTGTaacagaggaagacaaaaataaaccaacCTATTCTGTGACTGATGTCCCCCCGTGGTACCTTAGCAGTTTTCTGGCCATTCAG CATTACCTCCTAGCATGTAGTGGATTGATCTCCATCCCCCTCATTCTCTCGGAGGGGCTGTGTCTGCAGCACGACAGCCTGACCCAGAGTCGCCTCATCAACACCATTTTCTTTGCCTCTGGCCTGATCACGCTGCTGCAGGTCATCTTCGGTGTCAG GCTTCCCATCCTGCAGGGAGGCACATTTTCTTTGATGACCCCTGCCATGGCCATGTTGTCCACGCCAGAGTGGAAGTGTCCAGCTTGGACCCAGAACGCCACTCTGGTCAACACCTCCTCACCTCTGTTCAGAGAAGTGTGGCAGACTCGCATGAGAACA CTGCAGGGCTCCATCATGGTGGCCTCACTCCTCCAGATCCTAGTCGGTTTCTCTGGCCTCATCGGCTTCCTCATGCGCTTCATTGGGCCTTTAACCATCGCCCCTACAGTCTCCCTCATTGGCCTGTCACTGTACGATTCAGCCGGAGCCAAGGTTGGCAGCCACTGGGGCATCTCTGCTAT GACCACCGTGCTGATCATCCTGTTCTCCCAGTACCTCCGTCTCATACCAATCCCTGTTCCTGCATATAGTAAAGCCAAGAAACTGCACACCTCAAAGTTTTATATCTTCCAGTTCATGCCT ATTCTGCTGGGCGTTCTGATCTCATGGTTAGTCTGCTACCTCCTCACCATCTACGATGTCCTGCCGTCTGATCCAGCCCAATATGGTCACCTGGCTCGCACTAATGTGAAGGGAGATGTGGTGAACGAGGCTCCGTGGTTCACATTTCCTTATCCTG GTCAGTGGGGCATGCCAGCTGTGAGCCTGGCAGGTGTGTTTGGCATGATGGCTGGAATAATATGCTCCATGGTTGAGTCTGTGGGCGACTACCACTCATGTGCTACTCTGTCAAGGGCCCCTCCGCCCCCCAAACACGCCATCAGCCGAGGCATTGGCGTTGAGGGGCTCGGCAGTTTGTTGGCAGGGGCTTTGGGCACAGGGAACGGCACTACCTCACTTAGTCAGAATGTGGCTGCCCTGGGCATCACCAAG GTGAGCAGCCGAGTGGTGATTCTTCTGAGTGGAGCTTTCATGATTTTGATAGGAATGGTGGGTAAAATTGGAGCCATCTTCACCACCATCCCCACCCCTGTGTTGGGAGGGATGTTACTGATCATGTTTGGAGTGATAACTGCAGCAGGAATTTCTAACCTGCAG TCCACAGACATGAATTCCTCCAggaatatatttgtttttggtttttccatgttttctgcACTCGTCATTCCAAACTGGATCATGAAGAATCCTGATTTCTTAGACACAG gtttcaaagaggtCGACCAAGTGTTGCACATATTGTTGACGACCCACATGTTTGTAGGAGGATTTCTTGGCTTCTTCCTAGATAACACAATTCCTG GGAGCAAACGTGAGCGCGGCCTCTCAGTCAGGGACAAAGATCATCTTGAAGACTCGAGCTGCACCTTGGGAACTGAAGAGGTGTATGACCTCCCCTTTGGCATTACTTCTTGCCTCTCGTCCCAATCTTGGGTTCCTGTAATTGGGCTAGGGTCTTTGGCCTGA